In the Solibacillus sp. FSL K6-1523 genome, one interval contains:
- the ctaG gene encoding cytochrome c oxidase assembly factor CtaG, which produces MPLSIFGFQALWSPYLIGLIVFLTVVYFLVTITWRKDFKVSEPLKKSEAIYFILGMIVLYIIKGSPIDLLGHIMFAMHMTQMAILLLLVPIFIIKGIPWWVWKVVVEAPVIRTIFKIFTRPLVGILGFIGLFSIYHLPSVFDTIKLNETFHGVFTVVLFISALFMYWPLLNNIEGQHQMKNIHKLGYIASNAVLITPACALIIFASSPVYLTYSDSAMWLKAMELCVPASTLSGLSLSGPELFSNMSLLADQQVGGVLMKIIQEIIFGVLLFRIFRKWWDTERTSQKEITENALKEFQNRTRYQ; this is translated from the coding sequence ATGCCACTTAGTATTTTTGGTTTCCAGGCTTTATGGAGCCCATACTTAATAGGATTAATCGTATTTTTAACTGTAGTCTATTTTTTAGTGACGATTACTTGGAGAAAAGATTTTAAAGTAAGTGAACCATTAAAGAAGAGTGAGGCAATTTACTTCATTCTTGGTATGATTGTGCTGTATATTATAAAGGGCTCACCAATTGATTTACTCGGTCATATTATGTTTGCGATGCATATGACGCAAATGGCGATACTTTTACTTTTAGTACCGATATTTATTATTAAAGGTATTCCTTGGTGGGTTTGGAAAGTGGTTGTGGAAGCACCTGTTATCCGGACAATTTTTAAAATCTTTACAAGACCATTAGTGGGTATCCTAGGTTTCATAGGTTTATTCTCGATTTATCATTTACCTTCAGTTTTTGATACGATTAAATTGAATGAGACGTTTCATGGTGTCTTCACGGTAGTTTTGTTTATATCCGCATTATTTATGTATTGGCCTTTACTGAATAATATTGAAGGTCAGCATCAAATGAAAAATATTCATAAGCTTGGCTATATTGCTTCCAATGCGGTTTTAATTACACCGGCCTGCGCACTAATCATTTTTGCATCGAGTCCAGTGTATCTTACATACAGTGACAGTGCGATGTGGTTAAAGGCGATGGAATTATGTGTGCCAGCATCCACGCTTTCGGGCCTTTCTTTATCAGGTCCCGAACTATTCTCGAATATGAGTTTATTAGCAGACCAACAAGTGGGTGGCGTGTTAATGAAGATTATTCAAGAAATTATTTTTGGTGTTCTATTGTTCCGTATTTTCCGCAAATGGTGGGATACAGAGCGTACGAGTCAAAAGGAAATTACGGAAAATGCTTTAAAGGAATTCCAAAATCGAACGCGTTATCAATAA
- a CDS encoding DUF420 domain-containing protein, with product MGVPLLPTISTFFIVVSAILVAIGWVLIAQRKIEAHKKVMMAAGASALTFFIIYASRTVFIGNTAFGGPDELKGYYTTFLIFHITLATVGAVFGLTSLLSGFKNNLKLHRKIGPITSIIWFFVAITGVLVYLLLYVFYEGGETTSVIKAILGF from the coding sequence ATGGGCGTACCTTTATTACCGACAATTAGTACATTCTTCATCGTTGTTAGTGCTATATTAGTAGCGATTGGGTGGGTATTAATTGCACAAAGAAAAATCGAGGCACATAAAAAAGTAATGATGGCAGCAGGTGCATCAGCACTTACCTTCTTTATTATTTATGCTTCAAGAACCGTTTTCATAGGCAATACAGCTTTTGGTGGACCCGATGAATTAAAAGGGTATTATACAACCTTTTTAATTTTCCATATTACATTGGCGACAGTTGGTGCTGTATTCGGTCTTACAAGTTTATTATCAGGGTTTAAAAATAACTTAAAATTACATCGTAAAATCGGTCCAATTACAAGTATTATTTGGTTCTTTGTTGCCATTACAGGTGTATTAGTTTATTTACTTTTATATGTGTTCTATGAAGGTGGAGAAACGACATCGGTAATTAAGGCAATTTTAGGTTTTTAG
- a CDS encoding YugN family protein yields the protein MYFENTQLEEVKVDQEVLSTVMGKFGLECHGAWDYDRMTFDRCFDVREGRFYLRVFCNAVSGDVGAHNATLNINKPAIGKYYYPHGVEYTDEVFPAHLVKECETVLSNVRKELSAYGI from the coding sequence ATGTATTTTGAAAACACACAACTTGAAGAAGTTAAAGTTGATCAAGAAGTTTTATCTACAGTAATGGGTAAATTCGGTTTAGAATGCCACGGTGCATGGGATTATGACCGTATGACATTTGACCGTTGCTTCGATGTACGTGAAGGTCGTTTTTATTTACGCGTTTTCTGCAACGCCGTATCAGGTGATGTAGGAGCCCACAATGCCACTTTAAACATTAACAAACCAGCAATCGGTAAATACTACTACCCACACGGTGTAGAATATACTGACGAAGTATTCCCAGCACATCTTGTCAAAGAATGTGAAACAGTATTATCTAATGTTCGTAAAGAACTATCTGCATACGGAATTTAA
- a CDS encoding CAP domain-containing protein, translating into MKALFRILIVATCLGMVYYYSNFDDSTTGLLEGPNQITQPVSNVVPGNLNGDDLPRPTTGLSTYIGKSSEEIVEQYGKPNRVDVSAFDYEWWVYDGKGQTLMVGVDQEIVTQVYTNDVNFNIAPYQIGQTLDDVYRMTIIEQEVSVKIDENIYMFAMNEMDMQNRILVKYEDVFAQLYIDEEKQQLEGVRFLDGQTLVVHKPYELQFAGELLEASTPSSFKQIEINLANGKQLTELVNSFRQKNELPVLQYMGQLVTIAGDHSEQIFLNNKLTQDTTIDTLTNRLDAHEIIYQHAGENSATNYVDAIEVVHGWINSKEHRDLILNDRFNRIGSGAFVNYFTQIYIEAK; encoded by the coding sequence ATGAAAGCGTTATTTCGTATATTAATTGTTGCTACATGTTTAGGGATGGTTTATTATTATTCAAATTTTGACGATTCAACGACAGGACTATTAGAAGGACCCAATCAGATTACACAACCAGTCTCGAATGTAGTACCTGGTAATCTAAATGGAGATGATTTACCAAGACCAACAACCGGACTTTCCACGTATATTGGAAAATCGAGCGAAGAAATAGTAGAACAGTATGGAAAACCAAATCGGGTGGATGTTTCTGCATTTGACTATGAATGGTGGGTATATGATGGAAAAGGTCAAACATTAATGGTTGGAGTAGATCAAGAAATCGTTACGCAAGTGTATACAAATGATGTGAATTTTAATATAGCACCTTATCAAATAGGTCAAACTTTAGATGACGTGTATCGTATGACGATTATTGAACAAGAAGTATCAGTGAAAATTGATGAAAATATCTATATGTTTGCAATGAATGAAATGGATATGCAAAATCGAATTTTAGTAAAATATGAAGACGTTTTTGCACAATTATACATAGATGAAGAAAAACAGCAGTTGGAAGGTGTTCGTTTTTTGGATGGTCAAACGTTAGTGGTGCATAAGCCTTATGAATTACAATTTGCGGGAGAATTATTAGAAGCAAGTACACCGTCTAGTTTCAAACAAATCGAAATTAATTTAGCGAACGGCAAGCAATTAACAGAGCTTGTTAATTCATTCCGCCAAAAAAATGAGTTGCCAGTATTACAGTACATGGGGCAGTTAGTAACAATTGCTGGAGACCACAGTGAACAAATATTTTTAAATAATAAGTTGACGCAAGATACTACAATCGATACGTTAACAAATCGTCTAGATGCGCATGAAATCATCTATCAGCACGCTGGAGAAAATAGCGCAACCAATTATGTAGATGCGATTGAAGTCGTGCATGGCTGGATTAATTCGAAAGAACATCGAGATTTAATTTTAAATGACCGATTTAATCGAATTGGGTCAGGGGCATTTGTTAATTATTTTACGCAAATCTATATAGAAGCAAAGTAA
- a CDS encoding UDP-N-acetylmuramoyl-L-alanyl-D-glutamate--2,6-diaminopimelate ligase yields the protein MQLAELVKDWPCTVKGSIRVEINHVEDDARKIKPGDLFIARKGKHYHGLTFLDEAMEKGAVAVAVEDEMQFDSLKLPIPIIWVPNCLSFLAFASAKLYGFPAEALSVIAVTGTNGKTTVTHFIGQLLNKLQQRVMVIGTNGVFIDGEKCYQELESLTTLQAKHLQFLLSKALEQKIDYVVLEASSMGLAKHRLDHCDVSLGVFLNVTEDHIEDHGSFDEYKKSKQLLTKLTKKILINNDDAVCRSIGIIAKNKKYYFGTGNKVDVHLQLLYETSNVSVCCVQADGEKHVVTLPIIGEYQRNNVLAALSSLVILGLPFHELCQATQSLSLPKGRFEQIPNPLGLAIYIDYAHTADAMKGILQTLKKHTQNRLIVVFSCGGDRDQAKRPKMGMVASAFANYIILTTDNSRGESPQKINEQIRKGFSSLQQFESVLDRQQAIEKAIKMARLGDTVVILGKGHEQTQQIGQQTMHFSDKECVERILKQLEVT from the coding sequence GTGCAACTTGCAGAATTAGTAAAAGATTGGCCTTGCACAGTGAAGGGTTCGATTCGTGTAGAAATTAATCATGTTGAAGATGATGCAAGAAAGATAAAACCGGGTGATTTATTTATCGCGCGAAAAGGAAAACATTATCATGGACTAACATTTTTGGATGAGGCGATGGAGAAAGGTGCAGTAGCGGTTGCGGTTGAGGATGAAATGCAGTTTGATTCATTGAAGCTTCCTATTCCTATCATATGGGTACCGAATTGTTTAAGTTTTTTAGCCTTTGCTAGTGCCAAATTATATGGGTTTCCTGCTGAAGCGTTAAGCGTTATTGCTGTTACAGGAACGAATGGGAAAACGACCGTAACACATTTTATCGGGCAACTATTAAATAAATTACAACAGCGCGTTATGGTAATCGGAACGAATGGTGTATTTATTGATGGGGAAAAATGTTATCAAGAATTAGAATCGTTAACGACGCTACAGGCGAAACATTTACAATTTTTATTATCGAAGGCGTTGGAACAAAAAATTGATTATGTAGTATTAGAAGCTTCGTCAATGGGTTTAGCCAAGCACCGGTTAGATCATTGTGATGTTTCTTTAGGGGTATTTTTAAACGTCACGGAAGATCATATCGAGGATCATGGCAGTTTTGATGAATATAAGAAGTCTAAACAGCTATTAACAAAGCTTACAAAGAAAATTCTTATTAATAATGATGATGCGGTTTGTCGTTCCATTGGAATTATCGCGAAAAATAAAAAATATTATTTTGGAACAGGTAATAAAGTCGATGTACATTTACAACTTTTATATGAAACGAGTAATGTATCAGTATGTTGCGTTCAAGCGGATGGCGAAAAACATGTTGTGACATTGCCGATTATCGGTGAATATCAAAGAAATAATGTGCTTGCAGCGCTTTCAAGTCTTGTTATACTAGGGCTTCCATTCCATGAACTCTGTCAGGCTACGCAATCTTTGTCATTGCCAAAAGGAAGATTTGAACAAATACCAAATCCCCTTGGACTGGCGATTTATATTGATTACGCCCATACAGCAGATGCAATGAAAGGAATTTTACAAACATTAAAGAAACATACACAGAATCGGTTAATTGTTGTATTTAGTTGCGGCGGTGACCGGGATCAAGCAAAACGGCCGAAAATGGGCATGGTAGCCTCAGCTTTTGCTAATTACATTATTTTAACGACGGATAATTCAAGAGGGGAATCCCCACAGAAAATTAACGAACAAATTAGAAAAGGATTTTCATCGTTACAACAATTTGAAAGCGTACTGGATCGGCAGCAGGCGATTGAAAAAGCCATCAAAATGGCGCGTCTTGGGGATACGGTTGTTATTTTAGGAAAAGGACACGAGCAAACACAACAGATTGGACAGCAAACGATGCATTTCTCAGATAAAGAATGTGTGGAACGAATTTTAAAGCAGCTGGAAGTTACGTGA
- a CDS encoding YlbF family regulator yields MLMTSDWVFILDEVDELSAMILSSEQAQKLRQAYQAVYEDIELSARIKAFQRIKDQYEDVQRFGKYHPDYNIIMKQIRTEKRQLDLNAQVATLKLAENDYQDLLDEISLIIGHSVSEAVKIPVSNPFFASAGSACGTGCGTGGGCSCSA; encoded by the coding sequence ATGCTCATGACTTCTGATTGGGTTTTCATTTTAGATGAGGTTGATGAATTAAGTGCGATGATTCTTTCCTCTGAGCAGGCTCAAAAACTTCGCCAAGCGTATCAAGCTGTTTATGAGGATATCGAACTTTCGGCAAGAATTAAGGCCTTTCAACGTATAAAAGATCAATATGAGGATGTACAGCGTTTTGGTAAGTACCATCCAGATTACAATATAATTATGAAACAAATACGAACAGAAAAACGCCAGCTTGATTTAAACGCGCAAGTTGCAACATTAAAGCTAGCGGAAAATGATTACCAAGATTTACTCGATGAAATTAGTCTCATTATTGGACACTCTGTTTCAGAAGCAGTGAAGATTCCAGTAAGTAATCCGTTTTTTGCGAGCGCGGGCTCAGCTTGTGGTACGGGCTGCGGTACGGGTGGCGGCTGTTCTTGTTCAGCTTAA
- a CDS encoding glycerophosphodiester phosphodiesterase family protein, which yields MGKKTNIAIAIAAASAAAWAGSKAISKPQKRELKEALQFERPVVIAHHGGAGLAPEHSLLAFDKAATFGVDGFNISIRLTKDEEIIAFHDATVDRTTNSSGYVKDMTLTELQQLNNGYNFEDLEGNQPYREEHVAIVTLRELLETYTDKLFIINIQDSPDTYEGSLMPSKLWRLIEELAVQNQIIVTSPHSEQIDRFNLYARNSIALSAGEADIKKAITAFTSQFGHLYNPKVDLFQVPLKSGVFNFDSQKFVKFLADLNVPVLYSEIDDLVTMNRVVRQGAIGVVTNRPDIAKVLIQKVNQ from the coding sequence ATGGGTAAAAAAACGAACATTGCAATCGCCATTGCTGCAGCAAGTGCAGCTGCATGGGCTGGTTCAAAAGCGATTTCTAAACCACAAAAACGTGAATTAAAAGAGGCGCTACAATTTGAACGTCCAGTTGTCATTGCTCATCACGGCGGGGCAGGCTTAGCTCCTGAACACTCATTACTAGCATTTGATAAAGCGGCAACTTTTGGTGTGGATGGATTTAACATTAGCATCCGCCTTACAAAAGACGAGGAAATTATCGCCTTTCACGATGCCACAGTAGACCGAACAACGAATAGTTCTGGCTATGTAAAAGATATGACATTAACAGAGCTACAACAATTAAACAATGGCTATAATTTCGAAGACTTAGAAGGCAATCAACCTTATCGCGAAGAACATGTCGCAATTGTGACACTTCGAGAATTACTTGAGACGTATACAGACAAATTGTTTATCATTAATATTCAAGACAGTCCTGATACGTACGAGGGAAGCTTAATGCCTTCAAAATTATGGCGCTTAATTGAAGAGTTAGCTGTACAAAATCAAATTATCGTAACAAGTCCACATAGCGAACAAATTGACCGCTTTAATCTTTATGCCCGTAATAGCATTGCATTAAGTGCTGGTGAAGCAGATATTAAAAAAGCGATAACAGCCTTCACAAGTCAATTTGGACATCTCTACAATCCAAAAGTAGATTTATTCCAAGTACCGTTAAAATCAGGGGTTTTCAACTTTGATTCACAAAAATTTGTTAAATTTTTAGCGGATTTAAATGTCCCTGTTTTATATTCTGAAATTGACGATTTAGTGACAATGAACCGTGTTGTTCGACAAGGGGCCATCGGAGTCGTAACAAACCGACCAGATATCGCAAAAGTATTAATTCAAAAAGTAAATCAATAA
- a CDS encoding YlbG family protein has translation MNERQGLIVYVHQMKHAKSLRKYGHVNFISRKLKYVVIYCNRDEIESLKNKIQRLPFVKDVVESYRPLLKTEFENSKPDKAKEYDYKVGL, from the coding sequence ATGAATGAAAGACAAGGGTTGATTGTGTATGTGCATCAAATGAAGCATGCCAAATCATTACGAAAATATGGTCACGTGAATTTTATTTCGAGAAAGTTGAAATATGTTGTTATATATTGTAACCGAGATGAGATTGAATCACTTAAAAATAAAATACAACGTCTCCCATTTGTAAAAGACGTTGTAGAATCGTACCGACCACTCCTAAAGACTGAATTTGAAAATTCAAAACCTGATAAAGCTAAGGAATATGATTATAAAGTCGGACTTTAA
- a CDS encoding DUF7147 family protein, whose product MIQQFIELGQGYGDVFELCELIQTNEHRIHNAFIFTANHNGSMVASLAVAFKPSGESKFMPIYICREGIPYNEEKPSKRIEIFQEVVHAANKQESIFEIKHSSIFSETNQFYQYLIGILRLNHYLPPMN is encoded by the coding sequence ATGATTCAACAATTTATTGAACTAGGTCAAGGCTATGGCGATGTTTTCGAGCTTTGCGAATTAATCCAAACGAATGAGCACCGTATCCATAACGCGTTCATCTTCACTGCTAATCATAATGGTAGCATGGTTGCTTCACTTGCAGTAGCGTTTAAGCCATCTGGTGAAAGCAAATTCATGCCGATTTATATTTGCCGCGAAGGTATTCCATACAATGAAGAAAAACCTTCGAAGCGTATCGAAATATTCCAGGAAGTTGTGCATGCAGCAAACAAACAAGAAAGTATTTTCGAAATAAAGCACTCTTCTATTTTTTCGGAAACAAATCAGTTTTATCAATACCTAATTGGAATTTTGCGGCTAAATCACTATTTACCACCAATGAATTAA
- a CDS encoding RNA polymerase II — translation MKIAVSFFSFLAVIIGTMLFVQYQVYSEQLDTVDKGYHYSQEIEIVYRGESLDIRQHFKNLPTEEIAIQWPKSAVNPNCFIENENSCARLSEDSTKFKAGETRAQSISYVIPLENGLQSGKLLKNIFATLNNGNILFSTVHITTDRNVEGQWVTGLPLIGEQQLTLVNYVMFSGAGPVKDIFWQDGGFDLQKQTDILSIYSKTPLQAAFYDKLEQVNFLNEDHLAVINGTNKDGLEGYRMLFLPDITVAKVQQKVIISQLETSYQFGDSPHWIKELVASYLTGTVFGSEKTKEVASTITGQMTDQQLADWNERLIALEGEKMNAKVLDEQLSEVLGSSTNFVTMNAESKTFYPFLYIDSREIFVNLHEQKDIHVILKDGEVLYSANELLNAIGYQVEIGENGYYVTSETRAFRFPSEPGFYVFNQRRYNTVSTPIKIVADQYYIEESWLQRLFLIELTKSNNRITITTSEEE, via the coding sequence ATGAAAATTGCCGTAAGTTTTTTTTCGTTTTTAGCAGTAATAATAGGGACGATGCTTTTTGTGCAGTATCAAGTTTATTCTGAACAATTAGACACTGTTGACAAAGGGTATCATTACTCCCAAGAGATTGAAATTGTTTACCGTGGGGAAAGCTTAGACATTCGCCAGCATTTTAAAAATTTACCGACTGAAGAAATCGCGATCCAGTGGCCAAAAAGTGCTGTAAACCCAAACTGTTTTATAGAAAATGAAAACAGTTGTGCACGTTTAAGTGAAGACTCGACAAAATTTAAAGCAGGAGAAACACGTGCGCAATCGATTTCGTATGTGATTCCGCTTGAAAATGGTTTGCAATCAGGAAAATTATTGAAAAATATTTTTGCTACATTAAATAATGGTAATATTTTATTTTCGACTGTACATATTACAACGGATCGCAATGTTGAAGGGCAGTGGGTAACTGGTTTACCATTAATTGGTGAGCAACAATTAACCCTTGTCAATTATGTAATGTTCAGTGGAGCAGGTCCTGTTAAAGACATATTCTGGCAAGATGGCGGATTTGATTTGCAAAAGCAAACAGATATTCTTTCGATTTATTCCAAAACGCCTCTACAAGCTGCGTTTTATGACAAACTTGAGCAAGTAAATTTCTTAAATGAGGATCATTTAGCCGTTATTAATGGGACAAATAAGGATGGTTTAGAAGGTTATCGTATGCTTTTTTTACCAGATATTACGGTAGCTAAAGTACAACAAAAGGTCATTATTTCACAGTTAGAAACGAGCTATCAATTTGGCGATAGTCCCCATTGGATTAAAGAACTTGTTGCCTCGTATTTGACAGGCACTGTATTTGGAAGCGAAAAAACTAAAGAAGTTGCTTCAACAATAACGGGACAAATGACTGATCAACAATTAGCGGATTGGAATGAACGTTTAATCGCGCTAGAAGGCGAAAAGATGAATGCAAAAGTGTTAGATGAACAATTGTCGGAGGTACTCGGATCTTCAACAAACTTCGTTACAATGAATGCGGAATCTAAAACATTTTATCCGTTTTTATATATTGACTCACGAGAAATCTTTGTCAATTTGCACGAACAAAAGGATATTCATGTTATTTTAAAAGATGGAGAAGTGTTATATTCTGCTAATGAGCTATTAAATGCGATTGGCTATCAAGTTGAAATTGGAGAAAATGGCTATTATGTAACGAGTGAAACACGCGCATTCCGTTTCCCGAGTGAGCCAGGCTTCTATGTATTTAATCAACGACGTTATAATACCGTTTCAACGCCGATTAAAATCGTAGCAGATCAATATTATATTGAAGAGTCATGGTTACAACGATTATTTTTAATTGAGTTAACAAAATCGAATAATCGCATTACAATTACAACATCTGAAGAAGAATAA
- the rsmD gene encoding 16S rRNA (guanine(966)-N(2))-methyltransferase RsmD, translated as MRVVAGERKGMPLKAITGNTTRPTTDKIKESIFNMIGPFFDGGIAVDLFAGSGGLGIETLSRGADRALFIEKDSRAFQTLQENIKKCRYEQVSELFRADAMRAVKALLKRDMKIDYLFVDPPYHKSEYYDLVDALVQGDKLAANAIILCEHSRELTLPESFGSFKLTRQETYGSTIISIYRQSVSV; from the coding sequence ATGCGTGTAGTCGCAGGAGAACGAAAAGGGATGCCACTAAAAGCAATTACTGGAAATACAACAAGACCAACAACTGACAAAATAAAGGAATCTATTTTCAATATGATAGGACCGTTTTTTGACGGTGGGATTGCAGTAGATTTATTTGCGGGGAGTGGCGGCTTAGGGATTGAAACGTTAAGTCGTGGTGCGGACCGTGCGCTATTTATTGAAAAAGATAGCCGCGCTTTCCAAACGTTGCAGGAAAATATTAAAAAATGCCGCTATGAGCAAGTGTCTGAGTTATTTCGAGCAGATGCAATGCGAGCTGTTAAAGCATTGCTGAAAAGAGATATGAAGATTGATTATTTATTTGTCGATCCGCCCTATCATAAAAGTGAATATTATGACTTAGTGGATGCACTTGTACAAGGAGATAAATTAGCTGCTAACGCGATTATTCTTTGTGAGCATTCAAGAGAGTTAACATTACCTGAAAGCTTTGGATCGTTTAAGCTAACGCGTCAAGAAACATATGGAAGTACGATTATCTCGATATATCGTCAATCAGTGAGTGTTTAA
- the coaD gene encoding pantetheine-phosphate adenylyltransferase, giving the protein MTDKIAVVPGSFDPVTKGHLDIIRRAADVFDTVYVAVLNNSAKQSLFSIDERIELLKEVTIDLPNIRIESSSGLLIDYAREKKAKVIVRGLRAVSDFEYEMQITSMNRVLDENIETFFIMSKNQYSFLSSSIVKEVAKYGGNIGELVPTIVEEALKEKFN; this is encoded by the coding sequence TTGACTGACAAAATAGCAGTAGTACCGGGGAGTTTTGATCCAGTAACGAAAGGGCATTTAGATATTATCCGACGAGCTGCGGATGTATTTGATACAGTGTATGTGGCAGTTTTAAATAATTCAGCAAAGCAATCCTTGTTTTCCATTGATGAGCGCATCGAATTACTGAAAGAGGTAACGATAGATTTACCAAACATTCGTATCGAATCTTCATCAGGTTTACTCATTGACTACGCACGTGAAAAAAAGGCAAAAGTAATTGTACGTGGGCTGCGCGCTGTTTCAGACTTTGAATATGAAATGCAAATTACGTCAATGAACCGAGTGCTTGATGAAAATATCGAAACATTTTTCATCATGTCTAAAAACCAATATTCATTTTTAAGCTCAAGCATCGTAAAAGAAGTCGCAAAATATGGTGGGAATATTGGTGAATTAGTTCCAACAATTGTAGAAGAAGCACTTAAAGAAAAATTTAATTAA
- a CDS encoding SepM family pheromone-processing serine protease produces the protein MNKLSKILLGLFIIIFGVLSFYRLDYYVTRPGGTYNIADFISVQNGDEDDVGTFNMTTVAMGRATPITYVLAQIRDFYDIVKMSDVRQEEEDDEEYNLRQLKYMTDSQFNATYVAFNRAGLDYRITYKGLYILNILSGGAADGILKPGDEIVEADGKRIESLKEFIEIVNPKTKGDEIQLVVKRANELIDEKLTIKEIPGAEGRYGIGITYSESKAITTDPKVTVKTEDIGGPSAGLMFTLELLNQLLDTDLTKGYKIAGTGEMHEDGQVGRIGGIDKKVVTADKQGMAIFFAPDDEITEAMLERNPKIVSNYELAKETAEKIGTKMKIVPVKTIDDALQYLEKLEPNN, from the coding sequence ATGAATAAGTTATCGAAAATTTTATTAGGTTTGTTCATCATTATTTTTGGGGTGCTATCATTTTATCGCCTGGATTATTACGTAACAAGACCTGGTGGCACGTATAATATTGCAGATTTTATTTCCGTTCAAAACGGAGATGAAGATGATGTCGGAACGTTTAATATGACAACCGTTGCAATGGGACGTGCAACGCCAATTACTTATGTGTTAGCGCAAATACGGGATTTTTATGATATTGTCAAAATGTCCGATGTGCGCCAAGAAGAAGAGGACGATGAAGAATATAATTTACGCCAATTGAAATACATGACAGATTCACAATTCAACGCGACGTATGTGGCTTTTAATCGAGCTGGATTAGACTATCGTATTACGTATAAGGGATTGTATATTTTAAATATCCTTTCTGGCGGTGCGGCAGATGGAATACTAAAGCCGGGTGATGAAATTGTGGAAGCAGATGGCAAACGGATAGAAAGTTTGAAAGAATTTATTGAAATCGTTAATCCAAAAACAAAAGGTGATGAAATTCAACTTGTAGTGAAGCGTGCGAATGAATTAATTGACGAGAAACTAACAATTAAAGAAATTCCAGGAGCAGAGGGTCGCTACGGGATTGGCATTACGTATTCAGAAAGTAAAGCAATTACAACGGACCCTAAAGTAACGGTTAAAACAGAAGATATTGGGGGACCTTCAGCGGGTTTAATGTTTACACTGGAGTTACTAAACCAATTGCTCGATACGGATTTAACGAAAGGTTACAAAATTGCGGGTACAGGTGAGATGCACGAGGATGGGCAAGTAGGTCGGATTGGTGGAATCGATAAAAAGGTCGTAACAGCGGATAAACAAGGCATGGCGATTTTCTTTGCGCCAGACGATGAAATAACAGAAGCGATGCTTGAGCGTAACCCAAAAATTGTTTCAAATTATGAGCTAGCGAAGGAAACAGCTGAAAAGATTGGGACAAAAATGAAAATTGTCCCAGTAAAAACGATTGATGATGCATTGCAGTATTTAGAAAAGCTCGAACCGAACAATTAG